A single window of Methylocella tundrae DNA harbors:
- a CDS encoding PepSY domain-containing protein yields MGVLISSLVQLTCVGFCVAALAQPLEGRRCFSTGETREKIVANDLSEPFRAMQKAAARLQAEALGAKLCRWSDAFVYEISLLRRDGRIIRTYVDAKTGQIIETKNEKKHED; encoded by the coding sequence ATGGGCGTTTTGATCTCTTCCCTTGTTCAGCTGACCTGCGTTGGTTTTTGCGTCGCCGCTCTGGCGCAGCCTTTGGAGGGGCGCCGATGTTTTTCGACGGGGGAGACACGCGAAAAGATCGTCGCCAATGACCTTTCCGAACCTTTCCGCGCCATGCAAAAAGCAGCGGCGCGCCTGCAGGCCGAAGCGCTCGGCGCGAAACTTTGTCGCTGGAGCGATGCTTTCGTATACGAGATCAGCCTGTTGCGTCGCGACGGACGGATCATTCGCACATATGTCGACGCGAAGACCGGTCAGATTATCGAAACCAAAAACGAAAAAAAGCACGAAGATTGA
- a CDS encoding response regulator transcription factor, with product MRLLVVEDDKDLNRQIASALQQAGYAVDRAFDGEEGWFLGDTEPYDAVVLDLGLPSKDGVSVLTEWRKAGRSMPVLILTARDRWGEKVRGFDAGADDYVTKPFHVEELLARLRALMRRAAGHASSVFSCGPVSFDERAGRVLVNASPVKLTSHEYRLLAYLMHHQGRIVSRSEIVEHLYDQDFDRDSNTIEVFVGRLRKKLGVDVIQTVRGLGYVLTPDGKSGGALLDRPDPAVSR from the coding sequence ATGCGTCTGCTCGTAGTCGAAGACGATAAGGACCTCAATCGTCAGATAGCTTCTGCGCTACAGCAGGCCGGCTATGCCGTCGATCGGGCGTTCGACGGGGAGGAGGGTTGGTTTCTCGGCGATACCGAGCCCTATGACGCCGTCGTCCTTGACCTCGGTCTGCCCAGCAAAGATGGCGTGTCGGTTTTGACCGAGTGGCGCAAGGCGGGGCGCTCGATGCCTGTTCTGATCCTCACCGCGCGAGACCGCTGGGGCGAAAAGGTGCGGGGCTTTGACGCCGGCGCCGACGACTATGTGACGAAGCCCTTCCATGTGGAGGAGCTGCTCGCGCGACTGCGCGCCCTGATGCGCCGCGCCGCGGGGCATGCGTCAAGCGTTTTTTCATGCGGGCCGGTCAGCTTCGACGAGCGCGCCGGACGCGTCCTGGTCAACGCCAGTCCGGTCAAGCTGACATCTCACGAGTACCGGCTTCTTGCCTATCTGATGCATCATCAGGGCAGGATCGTCTCGCGTTCGGAAATTGTCGAACATTTATACGATCAGGATTTCGATCGTGATTCGAATACGATCGAGGTGTTTGTCGGGCGGCTGCGCAAGAAGCTTGGCGTCGACGTCATTCAGACGGTGCGCGGGCTTGGCTATGTCCTGACGCCTGACGGCAAGAGCGGAGGAGCGCTGCTCGATCGCCCCGACCCCGCCGTCAGCCGCTGA
- a CDS encoding sensor histidine kinase encodes MALASKDRSAGDARTLTTQKISIAGRLFLSAAILSFAILFAAGVLLSTFYEHAAERNFDERLGVYLRALVADIAVSGENARIDPDELNDPEFALPLSGWYWQITRLDAGKPDIRSSRSLFAARLPRLADIGVPAGLGGARKGYAKGPDDRRLRIVERTIDTGDDGVYLVQVAAKTDEIETAINRFEIYLVVTFILLGLALVASSVLQLRYGLAPLRQLQEGVAAIRRGESETIAGAFSPDIAPLAGELNLLIGANRAVVERARTQVGNLAHALKTPLSVIINEAAAPSGPLAAKVEEQAAIMRDQVAYYLDRARAAVRAGAVTSATDVEPVVRSFLGAFEKIYAERAISFALDMPQPVRFLGERQDLEEMIGNLADNGGKWAKSAVAVAVFPEFAQTGAERSFFRVIIEDDGPGLAPEMREAALARGRRLDETKPGSGLGLSIVADLAAMYGGDLSLAGSAMGGLRAELRLPATPNPPSPTRS; translated from the coding sequence ATGGCTCTCGCGTCAAAGGATCGAAGCGCGGGCGACGCCAGAACGCTGACGACACAGAAAATTTCGATTGCCGGGCGGCTGTTCCTGTCCGCGGCGATTTTGAGCTTCGCCATACTGTTCGCCGCCGGAGTCCTTCTTTCGACTTTTTATGAGCACGCCGCGGAGCGCAATTTTGATGAGCGCCTTGGCGTCTATTTGCGCGCACTCGTCGCCGACATCGCTGTCTCGGGCGAGAACGCTCGAATAGATCCAGATGAATTAAACGATCCCGAGTTCGCATTGCCTTTGTCGGGATGGTACTGGCAGATTACGCGCCTCGACGCCGGCAAGCCTGACATTCGAAGTTCGCGCTCGCTGTTCGCGGCGCGGCTGCCGCGCCTCGCCGACATTGGCGTTCCCGCAGGCTTGGGCGGCGCTCGCAAAGGCTACGCCAAGGGACCGGACGACAGGCGCCTCAGAATCGTCGAACGGACAATCGACACCGGCGATGACGGCGTCTACCTCGTCCAGGTCGCCGCGAAGACCGACGAGATAGAAACTGCGATCAATCGCTTCGAGATCTATCTCGTCGTCACATTCATATTGCTGGGGCTGGCGCTCGTCGCCTCCTCCGTCCTTCAGTTGCGCTATGGCCTTGCTCCCCTGCGTCAGCTGCAGGAGGGCGTCGCGGCGATTCGCCGCGGTGAAAGCGAAACGATCGCCGGCGCCTTTTCACCGGACATAGCGCCGCTCGCGGGCGAGTTGAATCTCCTCATCGGCGCCAATCGGGCTGTCGTCGAGCGCGCGCGCACTCAGGTCGGCAATCTCGCGCACGCCCTGAAAACGCCGCTCAGCGTCATCATCAACGAAGCGGCCGCGCCGTCCGGCCCACTCGCCGCGAAGGTCGAGGAGCAAGCGGCGATCATGCGCGACCAGGTCGCCTATTATCTCGACCGCGCGCGCGCGGCGGTGCGGGCCGGCGCGGTGACGAGCGCGACGGACGTCGAGCCGGTCGTGCGATCCTTCCTCGGCGCGTTCGAAAAAATATACGCCGAGCGCGCGATAAGCTTCGCGCTGGATATGCCGCAGCCAGTGCGGTTTCTCGGGGAGCGTCAGGATCTGGAGGAAATGATCGGCAATCTCGCCGACAATGGAGGCAAATGGGCGAAAAGCGCCGTCGCCGTCGCCGTCTTTCCCGAGTTCGCCCAAACCGGGGCGGAGCGCTCGTTCTTCCGCGTCATCATCGAGGATGATGGACCAGGGCTGGCGCCTGAGATGCGCGAGGCGGCTCTTGCCCGCGGACGCCGCCTTGATGAAACGAAGCCGGGATCAGGCCTCGGACTGTCGATCGTCGCCGATCTCGCGGCGATGTATGGCGGCGATCTGAGCCTTGCTGGAAGCGCCATGGGCGGTCTTCGCGCCGAACTGCGGCTTCCTGCGACGCCAAACCCGCCCTCGCCAACGCGTTCGTGA
- the ccmI gene encoding c-type cytochrome biogenesis protein CcmI: protein MLSVLWPLARTPRGLSRSAIDIAFYKAQLAEIDRDAEGGLVAAGDAEGAKAEAARRLLAVADASGPQPSAAAGKKVRLAAIAAAIFVPALALGVYGLVGHPGLPDLPLSARLQEAPARTDILAAIARIEAHLVQNPNDGRGYDVLAPVYMRLGRYDDAVKAYAAASRLLGETPERQSRYGEALVAAANGKVTAAAKEVFEAATAKDPALPRPRFYLGLAAVQNGDKAGAQAIWEKLLAEAPADAPWAPSLRQQLAALTGAPEQAVAAAQPPSGPAANPALAAKIEAMSGGDQASAIHSMVDRLAARLAQNGQDVEGWLRLIRAYAVLNETDKARSALMDAKRNLAADATAKGRIETLARELGLEG, encoded by the coding sequence GTGCTGAGCGTCCTTTGGCCTCTCGCGCGGACGCCGCGCGGCCTCTCGCGCAGCGCGATCGACATTGCATTTTATAAGGCGCAGCTCGCCGAAATAGACCGTGACGCCGAAGGCGGGCTCGTCGCCGCCGGCGACGCCGAAGGCGCCAAGGCCGAGGCCGCCCGGCGCCTGCTCGCTGTCGCTGACGCCTCCGGACCGCAGCCATCGGCGGCGGCGGGAAAAAAAGTCCGCCTTGCCGCGATCGCGGCCGCTATTTTCGTGCCCGCCCTGGCGCTCGGCGTTTATGGGCTCGTCGGTCATCCGGGGCTGCCCGATCTGCCGCTCTCCGCGCGGCTACAGGAAGCGCCGGCGCGCACGGATATTCTGGCGGCGATCGCGAGGATCGAAGCCCATCTCGTGCAAAATCCGAATGACGGCCGAGGCTATGACGTTCTGGCCCCGGTCTATATGCGCCTTGGCCGCTATGACGACGCCGTCAAAGCCTATGCCGCTGCTTCGCGCCTTCTGGGAGAAACGCCGGAACGCCAGTCTCGTTATGGCGAAGCTCTGGTCGCCGCCGCGAACGGCAAGGTGACGGCGGCCGCCAAGGAGGTCTTCGAGGCTGCGACCGCCAAGGATCCCGCCTTGCCGCGCCCGCGCTTCTATCTTGGCCTCGCCGCCGTGCAAAATGGCGATAAGGCAGGCGCGCAGGCGATTTGGGAGAAGCTCCTTGCCGAGGCGCCGGCCGACGCGCCCTGGGCCCCCTCGCTGCGCCAGCAGCTCGCCGCCTTGACCGGCGCGCCCGAACAAGCCGTGGCCGCCGCGCAGCCGCCGAGCGGTCCCGCCGCCAACCCAGCCCTCGCCGCCAAGATCGAGGCGATGTCGGGGGGAGACCAGGCGAGCGCCATTCACAGCATGGTTGACCGGCTCGCCGCGCGGCTTGCACAAAATGGACAGGACGTCGAGGGGTGGCTGCGCCTTATTCGCGCCTACGCCGTCCTCAATGAAACCGACAAGGCCCGTTCCGCCTTGATGGACGCCAAACGCAATCTGGCGGCCGACGCGACCGCGAAGGGCCGCATCGAAACGCTTGCCCGCGAACTTGGCCTTGAGGGTTGA
- the ccmE gene encoding cytochrome c maturation protein CcmE, protein MTRKQRRLTLILSGLATLGVAVGLVMFALRDNIVFFYGPTELAQKATPGGARLRLGGLVKAGSLQREGDQTVRFVVTDMKQDIEVTYTGLLPDLFREGQGVVAEGALGQDHVFRADSVLAKHDERYMPREVADALKKQGVWQENGSAVAAPAKGGAQAANAK, encoded by the coding sequence ATGACGCGCAAACAACGACGTCTCACTTTGATTTTGTCCGGGCTTGCAACGCTCGGCGTCGCCGTGGGCCTTGTGATGTTCGCCCTGCGCGACAACATCGTCTTCTTTTATGGGCCGACTGAACTCGCACAAAAGGCGACCCCGGGCGGGGCGCGGCTGCGGCTTGGCGGCCTCGTCAAGGCGGGCTCGCTTCAGCGCGAAGGCGATCAGACGGTTCGTTTCGTCGTGACCGATATGAAACAGGACATCGAGGTCACCTACACCGGCTTGTTGCCGGACCTTTTCCGCGAAGGGCAGGGCGTCGTTGCGGAAGGCGCTCTCGGACAGGATCATGTCTTCCGCGCCGACAGCGTTCTCGCCAAGCACGACGAGCGCTATATGCCGCGTGAGGTCGCCGATGCGTTGAAGAAGCAGGGCGTCTGGCAGGAGAACGGCTCCGCTGTGGCGGCCCCCGCCAAGGGCGGCGCGCAGGCGGCGAACGCAAAATGA